One segment of Dolichospermum sp. DET69 DNA contains the following:
- a CDS encoding MFS transporter, which yields MLENSPPELKQQPRLGSSLLRWTEYFSNPEGEITQSMSVFILIWFGQVLSLVGSRTTNFALSIWVYQHTNSTTQFTLLILSTTLPTILISPIAGVIVDRFPRRWIMIISDFCAGLCTLLIAWLFISNHLEVWSLCVVSAISSSFNAFQGLAYSSATTLLVPKAQLGRASSMTQIRLAIAEILSPVLAAALLVTVEFSGIVIIDLSTLVLALICLLVVKFPEISSTENPHAEANSFWQEITFGWNYLVARPGLLGLVMFIAIINFLVGSAEALTTPLVLSFASAQSLGTIYSIAGFGLLLGSAVIGIWGGLERQINTIFVSMIFLGIFYVLAGLTASTIVFTIANLLIFFIFPIINGSIQVIYQKKVAPEVQGRVFAFRTAAVQGFLPLAYLTCGALADQFFEPIMAKDGALANSIGLIIGVGHGRGMGLMFIILGLFSLVATLIAYLYPRLRCVEDELPDAIPDQPDFS from the coding sequence ATGTTAGAAAACAGCCCACCAGAGTTAAAACAACAACCCAGACTTGGCTCATCTTTATTGAGATGGACTGAGTATTTCTCCAACCCAGAAGGAGAAATAACTCAAAGCATGAGCGTGTTTATCTTGATCTGGTTTGGTCAAGTGTTGTCTCTGGTTGGCTCGCGGACAACCAATTTTGCACTCAGTATTTGGGTCTATCAACATACGAATTCCACAACTCAATTTACACTGCTGATTCTCTCTACAACCCTACCGACAATTTTGATCTCTCCCATTGCTGGTGTGATTGTCGATCGCTTTCCTCGGCGCTGGATCATGATTATTAGTGATTTCTGTGCAGGTTTATGTACCTTACTAATTGCTTGGCTATTTATCAGTAATCACTTAGAAGTTTGGAGTCTGTGCGTAGTCAGTGCGATTAGTTCCAGTTTCAATGCTTTTCAGGGACTAGCCTATTCCTCAGCGACTACATTACTTGTGCCGAAAGCACAACTTGGTCGTGCCAGTTCGATGACACAGATCAGATTAGCGATCGCTGAAATTCTCTCCCCGGTATTAGCCGCAGCTTTATTAGTAACTGTAGAATTTTCAGGAATTGTCATCATTGATTTATCCACCTTAGTCTTAGCCTTGATCTGTTTGCTGGTAGTTAAATTTCCCGAAATTTCGTCCACAGAAAATCCCCATGCAGAAGCTAACTCTTTTTGGCAAGAAATCACCTTTGGCTGGAACTATTTAGTAGCACGTCCTGGACTCCTCGGATTAGTCATGTTCATTGCCATTATCAACTTTCTCGTTGGGAGCGCAGAAGCTCTAACTACACCCTTAGTGCTTTCCTTTGCTTCCGCTCAATCCCTAGGGACTATCTATTCTATTGCTGGTTTTGGACTACTACTGGGCAGTGCCGTGATCGGCATTTGGGGCGGGTTAGAACGCCAGATCAATACTATATTTGTGTCAATGATATTTTTGGGCATCTTCTATGTATTAGCTGGGTTGACGGCTTCAACAATTGTCTTTACGATCGCCAATTTATTGATATTTTTCATATTTCCCATCATCAATGGATCAATTCAAGTCATCTATCAAAAAAAAGTAGCGCCAGAAGTCCAGGGAAGGGTCTTTGCTTTTCGCACTGCCGCTGTGCAGGGGTTTTTACCACTGGCCTACCTGACCTGTGGAGCATTAGCTGATCAATTCTTTGAACCAATCATGGCCAAAGATGGGGCTTTAGCCAATAGTATTGGCCTGATTATTGGGGTGGGTCATGGTCGCGGCATGGGTTTAATGTTTATCATCCTGGGTCTGTTTTCTCTAGTCGCAACTTTAATTGCTTACTTGTATCCACGTCTGCGCTGCGTAGAAGATGAACTACCTGATGCAATTCCTGACCAACCAGATTTTTCTTAG
- a CDS encoding Rieske (2Fe-2S) protein, giving the protein MAWTQVLAANALTTGTREVVKVGDRKILLLNHENQLYAVDDTCPHLKMSLKNGKIENGAIVCPFHRSAFDLGNGEVKTWCPFPPVVGKLLSMVSSEKTLPTYPLKVEAGNILIDVPA; this is encoded by the coding sequence ATGGCTTGGACTCAAGTTTTAGCTGCTAATGCACTGACTACTGGTACGCGGGAAGTAGTCAAAGTAGGCGATCGCAAAATCCTACTGTTAAACCACGAAAATCAACTTTATGCTGTAGATGATACCTGCCCTCACTTAAAAATGTCCTTGAAAAACGGTAAAATCGAAAATGGAGCAATAGTTTGCCCCTTCCACCGCAGTGCATTTGACTTGGGTAATGGTGAAGTAAAAACCTGGTGTCCGTTCCCACCCGTAGTTGGTAAATTACTGTCAATGGTTTCTTCAGAAAAAACTTTGCCAACCTATCCCCTCAAAGTGGAAGCAGGCAATATTTTGATTGATGTACCAGCATAA
- a CDS encoding ATP-binding protein: protein MDHLAMLTANTTSYTAVQLLQRQAASLLLYQSVLESDVGRTFLNLLQTIRYTDADGRDCLQAYGSYFQALASSHQTWEEYLIKQILTADNPFSKLAQQQNFSKLASSLVVAVQHDLQVLQSLYECNSAVLSEWVQMATHLPISPVVWYREPESVGIETGLMASIPQLENWGDAVEDLAAYYQQYGIGLFAQYWAFRWQNGELVGIPHPDLVKLSTLVGYKWQKDALVKNTEFLLSGETALHVLLYGSRGSGKSSLIKALLNEYSHRNLRLIEVSKSELPDLPKIVELLRGVPQKFIIFVDDLSFEEDDDTFKAMKVVLEGNITARPKNVVVYATSNRRHLIREYFTDRPDPKDNNEVHSWDTMQEKLSFSDRFGLTLTFEAADQKTYLQIVQHLAANINISAEDLEFKALQWATRHNGRSGRTARQFIDFLKADLAVFGETKNLTPDS from the coding sequence ATGGATCATCTAGCAATGCTTACGGCAAATACCACATCTTATACAGCAGTTCAACTTCTACAACGCCAGGCTGCCTCCCTTTTACTGTACCAATCTGTCCTGGAAAGCGACGTAGGCAGAACCTTTCTTAATTTATTACAAACCATCCGTTATACTGATGCAGATGGGCGAGATTGCCTCCAAGCTTATGGTAGTTATTTCCAAGCTTTAGCCAGCAGTCATCAAACCTGGGAAGAATATCTGATTAAGCAAATTCTCACTGCGGATAATCCTTTTAGTAAATTGGCGCAACAGCAGAATTTTAGCAAATTAGCCTCATCGTTAGTAGTGGCTGTGCAACATGATTTACAAGTATTGCAAAGTTTATATGAATGTAATAGTGCAGTTTTAAGCGAGTGGGTGCAAATGGCAACTCATTTACCTATTTCCCCTGTCGTCTGGTATCGAGAACCGGAATCTGTAGGCATAGAAACGGGTTTAATGGCATCTATTCCTCAGTTAGAAAATTGGGGTGATGCTGTAGAAGATTTAGCCGCTTATTATCAGCAATATGGAATTGGTTTATTTGCCCAATATTGGGCTTTTCGTTGGCAAAATGGGGAGTTAGTTGGTATTCCTCACCCCGATTTGGTCAAACTGTCTACATTGGTAGGTTACAAGTGGCAAAAAGATGCTTTAGTGAAAAATACAGAGTTTTTATTGTCAGGAGAAACAGCACTGCACGTATTGCTTTATGGTAGTCGTGGTTCAGGTAAATCTTCTTTAATTAAAGCTCTATTAAATGAGTATAGTCATAGAAACCTGCGTTTAATAGAAGTGTCTAAGTCAGAATTGCCAGATTTACCCAAAATTGTCGAACTATTGCGAGGCGTTCCCCAGAAATTTATTATTTTTGTAGATGATCTTTCCTTTGAAGAAGATGATGATACTTTTAAAGCAATGAAAGTAGTTTTGGAAGGAAATATAACTGCTAGACCGAAAAACGTGGTTGTATATGCTACTTCTAACCGTCGGCACTTAATTCGGGAATATTTTACTGATAGACCAGATCCCAAGGATAACAATGAAGTTCATAGTTGGGATACAATGCAAGAGAAGTTGTCTTTTAGCGATCGCTTTGGTCTAACATTAACGTTTGAAGCCGCAGATCAAAAAACCTATTTACAAATAGTCCAGCACCTAGCAGCAAATATCAATATTTCTGCTGAAGATTTAGAATTCAAAGCTTTACAATGGGCAACTCGTCATAATGGACGTTCTGGCAGAACTGCAAGGCAGTTTATTGACTTTTTAAAAGCAGATTTAGCTGTATTTGGTGAAACTAAAAATCTTACTCCAGACTCATGA
- a CDS encoding aminoglycoside phosphotransferase family protein, giving the protein MLSSLSSQNVIRYLLNAGLCSAEDGAAYKFVLPENSQKNRNLLVILADNRQLLIKQEHKINNDLSSHELFNEWLFHQLLQKFPVIGNIGAIASSLLHFDEENSILVQSYLSEYVELGKFYQHSSIFPTEIASAIGATLAGLHRATFNKREYRDFMSTAPAGQFRYNFYNPAQGIPSINPDTFGIIPTEALEFHRLYQRYESLESAIADLAYEWKPSCLTHNDLHLSNILVHSRWEKLDNCLIRLIDWEACGWGDPAFDLGTLLASYLRIWLSSLIVDPTLELEESLNLAMIPLEELQPSILALIRAYLDAFPMILEYHQDFIVRVVKFAGLALIQQIQHRIECQKSFDNSNLCMLEVAKSLLTMPEQSVLTIFGISASEILQSVSTLQKLPQPHKEQQLIPLYYQRTRLRGC; this is encoded by the coding sequence ATGTTATCATCACTGTCTTCTCAAAATGTTATCCGGTATCTGCTCAATGCAGGTCTGTGTAGCGCGGAAGATGGCGCTGCATATAAATTTGTATTGCCAGAAAATAGTCAGAAGAATCGGAATTTATTGGTAATACTGGCAGATAATCGCCAACTGCTGATTAAACAAGAGCATAAAATTAATAATGATCTAAGTTCTCATGAACTCTTTAATGAGTGGCTATTTCACCAGTTATTACAGAAATTTCCGGTAATTGGTAATATTGGGGCGATCGCATCATCATTGCTACACTTTGATGAGGAAAACTCTATCCTTGTGCAGAGCTATTTAAGCGAATATGTGGAACTAGGAAAATTTTATCAACACAGCAGTATTTTCCCCACAGAGATTGCCAGCGCGATTGGTGCTACGTTAGCAGGATTACACCGAGCTACGTTTAATAAACGTGAGTATCGTGATTTTATGTCCACTGCACCCGCAGGACAGTTTCGCTATAATTTTTACAATCCCGCCCAAGGCATACCATCAATCAATCCAGACACGTTTGGTATAATTCCCACTGAGGCTCTAGAATTTCATCGTCTTTATCAACGTTACGAAAGTTTAGAATCGGCCATTGCTGATTTAGCTTATGAGTGGAAACCATCTTGTTTAACTCACAACGATTTACACCTAAGTAATATTTTAGTTCATTCTCGGTGGGAAAAGCTAGATAATTGCTTGATTAGATTAATTGACTGGGAAGCTTGCGGTTGGGGAGATCCAGCTTTTGATTTAGGAACTCTATTAGCAAGTTATTTAAGAATTTGGCTTTCTAGTTTAATAGTAGATCCGACATTGGAATTAGAAGAATCTTTAAATTTAGCCATGATTCCTCTAGAGGAACTACAACCTTCAATTCTGGCTTTAATCCGGGCTTATCTTGATGCTTTCCCCATGATTTTAGAATATCATCAGGATTTCATTGTGCGCGTAGTTAAGTTTGCCGGGTTAGCATTAATTCAACAAATTCAACACAGAATTGAATGCCAAAAATCCTTTGATAATAGTAATTTATGTATGCTCGAAGTTGCTAAAAGTCTTTTGACTATGCCTGAACAGTCAGTATTAACTATTTTTGGCATCTCCGCATCAGAAATTTTGCAATCTGTCTCCACACTTCAGAAACTTCCGCAGCCCCATAAAGAACAACAATTAATCCCTCTTTATTACCAAAGGACTCGCTTACGCGGTTGTTAG
- a CDS encoding ATP-dependent DNA helicase RecQ, with protein MTDSFIKLREILKTGNIPEDISDFKEGCYQRLFNALRNKSGLGDIASLIRHILRFEDEKQDGNSQIFLQIPRNNTFPNRDIWERCGIKILSEDQDYFLISPRPWQPKWLDCTNQYPPDTPLFKEEIRRHHESANGDPFLQTMRLDKYLSIGQREAIRAVLTAPKNSTLIINLPTGSGKSLCAQLPALLSSQDGGVSVVVVPTTALAIDQERALKQFVNHPTAYYKDDSPAGKARRQGIRNRIWAGTQKIIFTSPESLMSSLASSIYEAAKSGMLQYFVIDEAHMIEQWGDDFRPAFQELPGFIRNLHNYSSFTTLLLTATLTESCLDTLESLFGQDLQVISAVQLRPEPAYWFKWCDSEEMKKQRLIEALYHLPRPLIIYATIIDDVKNLKKELDQAEFKRCSIMTGQSSEQERSQLIKDWREKNIDIVIATSAFGLGVDLADVRAVIHVCIPENINRFYQEVGRGGRDGKACLSLTLYTNKDYDVARDINDNSAITVDRGLQRWQSMFYAKETLNNGRFRFPINNPPSMETKDIDMNSEQNTTWNLRTLTLLQRAKLIDIDSEETHKFSQNTRIINIRNEKHLDPSTWEYEVEPIRRQRKAWSDKNLALMREALKAKRCLSEIFAEAYTIPSRNAPQPRNGVRVSRACGGCFVCRQKGIQTFAGIMPSPSRVWQEPKFFVGKELERLLVGNKLLLIFYESSDSRNIKERINQLFNWFIKQGIINMIVPPELRKSLINEANIIPHAFIFLWEKYQPLKMPYIPTLIFHPQGEKLLDNYLTRNNSSQAPRIIFLPIDTPDPSRPDRRLIDIFPGKQLKFALFCMEIGL; from the coding sequence GAAGATATCAGCGATTTTAAAGAAGGGTGTTACCAACGTTTATTTAATGCCTTGCGGAATAAATCTGGCTTAGGAGATATTGCCAGTTTAATTCGTCATATCTTGCGGTTTGAAGATGAAAAGCAGGATGGAAATTCGCAAATTTTCCTGCAAATCCCTCGAAACAATACTTTTCCTAATCGAGATATTTGGGAACGATGTGGTATAAAAATACTGAGTGAAGATCAAGACTACTTTCTGATTAGTCCTCGTCCTTGGCAACCCAAATGGCTTGATTGTACAAATCAATATCCTCCAGATACACCGTTATTTAAAGAAGAAATTCGCCGTCATCATGAATCAGCTAACGGTGATCCATTTTTGCAAACAATGCGGTTAGATAAATATCTCAGCATTGGACAAAGAGAAGCTATTCGTGCAGTTTTAACTGCGCCAAAAAACTCAACTTTAATCATTAATTTACCCACAGGATCAGGGAAAAGTCTTTGCGCTCAGTTACCAGCTTTATTAAGTTCTCAAGATGGTGGTGTTAGTGTGGTAGTTGTGCCAACAACAGCACTAGCAATAGATCAAGAACGGGCATTAAAACAATTTGTTAATCATCCAACAGCATATTATAAAGATGATTCTCCAGCAGGAAAAGCCAGGAGACAAGGGATACGAAATCGCATTTGGGCAGGAACTCAAAAAATAATTTTTACTTCACCTGAAAGCCTGATGAGTAGTCTTGCAAGCTCTATTTATGAAGCTGCAAAATCGGGAATGTTGCAATATTTCGTTATTGATGAAGCCCATATGATTGAGCAATGGGGTGATGATTTTCGTCCAGCTTTTCAAGAACTCCCTGGTTTTATTAGAAATTTACATAACTATAGTTCATTTACTACATTATTACTGACTGCAACATTAACTGAATCTTGTTTAGATACTTTAGAATCATTATTTGGTCAAGATTTACAAGTTATTTCTGCTGTCCAACTACGTCCAGAACCTGCTTACTGGTTTAAATGGTGTGATAGTGAAGAAATGAAAAAACAAAGGTTGATTGAAGCCTTGTATCACCTACCACGGCCACTAATTATTTACGCAACAATAATTGATGATGTCAAGAACTTAAAAAAGGAATTAGATCAGGCTGAATTTAAACGCTGTTCGATCATGACGGGTCAATCTAGTGAGCAAGAACGGTCACAATTAATCAAAGATTGGCGAGAAAAAAATATTGATATAGTTATTGCTACATCTGCCTTTGGATTAGGTGTAGATCTAGCTGATGTGCGGGCAGTTATTCATGTTTGTATTCCCGAAAATATCAACCGCTTTTATCAAGAAGTCGGCAGAGGAGGCAGAGATGGCAAAGCTTGTTTATCACTGACATTATACACAAATAAAGATTACGATGTAGCTAGAGATATCAATGACAATTCAGCCATAACTGTTGATAGAGGGTTACAACGATGGCAAAGTATGTTTTATGCTAAAGAAACATTAAATAATGGTAGATTTCGATTTCCTATCAATAATCCTCCTTCTATGGAAACTAAAGATATTGATATGAATAGTGAACAAAATACAACTTGGAATTTACGCACATTAACATTATTACAGCGGGCTAAATTAATTGATATTGATTCCGAAGAAACCCATAAATTTAGCCAAAATACTCGAATTATTAATATCCGCAATGAAAAACATTTAGATCCATCTACTTGGGAATATGAAGTTGAACCAATCCGACGGCAACGTAAAGCCTGGAGTGATAAAAATTTAGCACTCATGAGAGAAGCTTTAAAAGCAAAACGTTGTCTTTCAGAAATATTTGCAGAAGCCTATACTATTCCTTCCCGTAATGCACCACAACCCAGAAATGGTGTGAGAGTTTCTCGTGCTTGTGGAGGTTGTTTTGTCTGTCGGCAAAAGGGTATACAGACCTTTGCCGGAATTATGCCCTCTCCTAGTCGCGTTTGGCAAGAACCTAAATTTTTTGTAGGTAAGGAATTAGAACGCTTACTTGTAGGTAATAAATTATTACTGATTTTTTATGAATCCTCAGACAGTAGAAATATCAAAGAACGCATTAATCAACTATTCAACTGGTTTATAAAACAGGGAATTATTAATATGATTGTGCCACCAGAGTTAAGAAAATCTTTAATCAATGAAGCAAATATCATTCCTCATGCTTTCATCTTTTTATGGGAGAAATATCAACCTTTGAAAATGCCATATATTCCTACATTGATTTTTCATCCTCAAGGAGAGAAATTACTTGATAACTATTTAACAAGAAATAATAGTTCTCAAGCACCTCGAATTATTTTCTTGCCTATAGATACACCTGATCCTAGTCGTCCTGACCGACGATTAATAGATATTTTTCCCGGAAAACAATTAAAATTTGCACTTTTTTGCATGGAGATTGGTTTATGA